From one Lolium rigidum isolate FL_2022 chromosome 4, APGP_CSIRO_Lrig_0.1, whole genome shotgun sequence genomic stretch:
- the LOC124708394 gene encoding disease resistance protein PIK6-NP-like — MELTALSVGKSVLNGAISYAKSALAEEVALQLGVRRDHVFITNELEMMQAFLESAHDEGDDNNRVVKVWVKQVRDVAYDVEDSLQEFAVRLEKNSWWRIRRTLLDRRHVAKQMKELRANVEDVSQRNMRYNLIKGSSSKPATTGGQSAIAGATVMSGNDEAKRQLEKAKDDLFQLIRKRDDDLRVIAVWGTSSDPSRTSIVERVFADMKKHSVFDCHAWIRLTRPFNSTEFLRSIIRQFYVNFLQESDRKEKVIGGPQDLRRMGMKKENDLADEFKRYVNEKSFLIVLDDLSTIEEWDCIKACFPNNKKGSRIIVSTELVEVASLCVGPENITPEHKQLSVDLTLYAFYEKGSQDGTEATEAGSSSNVGTDVSDSSDNRKMLNRTETMLAALKESQLIGRETEKAEIIKRITTEDSQLEVICVWGMGGLGKTTLVRDVYEDEKLSGKFEKRACATIMRPFSVNDLLQNLASQFGYKDVPEMDKELPGKKYLIVLDDLSSNAEWDTIIPHFPATETSSRIIVTTRVQDIATHCSKKHEKNYRLQSLEDNNALDLFTKKIFGKATNMDEEYPELVEHANLILKKCNGLPLAIVTIGGFLANQPKTIMEWRKLNEHIRAELVINPEIGTIRTILMRSYDGLPYYLKSCFLYMPIFPEDYVVGRKRLVRRWSAEGYSREVHGKSADEVSDSYFMELISRSMFLPSQQSLHGIEGIGSCKVHDLIREIGISKSMEENLVLTLEEGCSSKSKGIMRHLAINGNWKGDQSEFESIVDMTRVRSVTVFGEWKSFFISDKMSLLRVLDLEDTTGLRDHHVKHIGKLLHLRYLSLRGCDAIYHLPGSLGNLRELVMLDVRGTGIIKLPRSIFNLQKLSYLRSGRKLDGLHLLLMTRYYGVLVPRGMRKMKALHTLGVVNIARRGKDVLKDIKGLIQLRELGLTGVNKENGQELCLAIIGLSQLESLSIRSEGNPGLSGCLDGTFSFPENLHSLKLYGNMVKLPEWIQGLTNLVKLKLRSSRISEHDEAIQVLGDLPNLASLHLLRKSFEQSNACLTFCPHMFPNLVVLELEWLSVFLKFEQGASPKLELLKIGWAGINSRTLSGLPSLASLKEVLLEGHYNDNELAYLRAELEENPSRPVIKRV; from the exons ATGGAGTTGACTGCGCTGAGCGTTGGCAAATCCGTGCTGAATGGGGCGATTAGCTACGCCAAATCCGCTCTGGCGGAGGAGGTGGCTTTGCAGCTCGGTGTCCGCCGTGACCACGTCTTCATCACCAACGAGCTTGAGATGATGCAGGCTTTCTTAGAGTCTGCTCATGACGAGGGAGATGACAACAACAGGGTGGTGAAGGTATGGGTGAAGCAAGTTCGAGATGTGGCGTACGATGTCGAGGACTCCCTCCAGGAGTTTGCCGTCCGCCTCGAGAAGAATTCCTGGTGGCGTATCCGCCGCACGCTGCTAGATCGACGCCATGTGGCCAAGCAGATGAAGGAGCTCAGAGCCAACGTTGAGGATGTCAGCCAGAGAAACATGCGCTACAACCTCATCAAGGGCTCTAGCTCCAAGCCTGCAACCACTGGTGGGCAATCTGCCATCGCGGGTGCCACCGTGATGTCTGGAAACGATGAAGCAAAGCGGCAGCTGGAAAAAGCAAAAGATGATCTCTTTCAACTGATCAGGAAGAGGGACGACGATCTTAGAGTGATCGCGGTTTGGGGAACAAGTAGTGACCCCAGCCGGACATCCATCGTAGAAAGAGTCTTTGCAGATATGAAGAAACACAGTGTTTTTGATTGCCATGCCTGGATTAGGTTGACACGTCCTTTCAATTCAACGGAGTTCCTAAGAAGCATTATCAGGCAGTTCTATGTTAATTTTCTTCAAGAGTCCGACAGAAAGGAAAAAGTAATTGGGGGTCCTCAAGATCTCAGAAGGATGGGGATGAAGAAGGAAAATGATTTGGCTGACGAGTTCAAGAGATATGTGAATGAGAAGAGTTTCCTGATTGTGCTTGATGACCTATCCACCATTGAAGAGTGGGATTGCATTAAAGCATGTTTTCCGAATAACAAGAAAGGAAGCCGAATAATAGTTTCCACAGAGCTGGTTGAAGTTGCAAGCTTATGCGTGGGACCAGAAAACATCACACCAGAGCACAAGCAGTTGTCTGTTGATTTAACTTTGTACGCTTTCTATGAGAAG GGTTCTCAAGATGGAACAGAAGCAACAGAGGCCGGGTCTAGCTCAAATGTGGGAACTGATGTTAGTGACAGCTCTGACAATAGGAAGATGCTCAATCGTACAGAGACAATGCTAGCAGCTTTAAAGGAATCCCAGCTAATTGGGCGGGAGACAGAAAAGGCAGAAATTATCAAACGAATTACAACTGAGGATAGCCAACTTGAAGTGATTTGCGTGTGGGGAATGGGTGGTCTTGGAAAAACCACACTAGTAAGAGATGTCTACGAAGATGAAAAGCTCAGTGGCAAGTTTGAGAAGCGTGCTTGTGCCACAATTATGCGGCCTTTTAGTGTTAACGACCTCCTCCAGAACTTAGCTTCGCAGTTTGGCTATAAGGATGTCCCAGAAATGGACAAAGAATTACCAGGAAAGAAATATTTGATTGTTCTTGATGATCTATCATCCAATGCAGAATGGGACACTATAATACCACACTTTCCTGCAACGGAGACATCAAGCCGGATCATAGTCACCACAAGGGTACAAGATATTGCCACACATTGTTCAAAGAAGCATGAAAAAAATTACAGACTCCAAAGTCTGGAAGACAACAACGCACTTGACCTATTCACCAAAAAG ATATTTGGCAAGGCTACCAATATGGATGAGGAGTATCCTGAGTTGGTTGAACATGCAAATCTGATCTTAAAGAAATGCAATGGACTCCCACTTGCAATAGTCACCATTGGGGGTTTTTTGGCAAATCAACCAAAAACCATTATGGAATGGAGGAAATTAAATGAGCATATCCGTGCCGAGTTGGTGATTAATCCAGAGATTGGGACCATAAGAACCATCCTTATGAGAAGCTACGATGGTTTACCCTATTACCTCAAGTCTTGTTTCCTATATATGCCCATCTTTCCCGAGGACTATGTGGTTGGACGGAAACGCTTGGTGCGTCGCTGGTCTGCAGAGGGCTATTCAAGGGAAGTGCATGGTAAGTCTGCGGACGAAGTCTCGGATAGCTACTTCATGGAACTTATAAGCAGGAGCATGTTTTTACCATCTCAACAATCACTTCATGGCATAGAAGGAATTGGTTCATGCAAAGTCCATGATCTCATCCGTGAAATCGGCATCTCAAAGTCGATGGAAGAAAATCTTGTTCTTACATTGGAGGAAGGTTGCAGTTCAAAGAGCAAAGGCATCATGCGCCACCTTGCTATAAATGGCAATTGGAAAGGAGATCAGAGTGAATTCGAGAGCATAGTGGACATGACCCGTGTAAGATCAGTAACAGTTTTTGGTGAGTGGAAGTCATTTTTCATTtctgacaagatgagtctactgaGAGTGCTAGACTTGGAGGACACAACAGGTCTGCGTGATCATCACGTCAAGCATATTGGGAAGCTCCTTCACTTAAGATACCTCTCTCTAAGAGGATGTGATGCTATTTATCACCTGCCAGGTTCATTGGGAAACTTGAGAGAACTCGTGATGCTAGATGTCCGAGGTACAGGAATAATCAAGCTTCCGAGGAGTATCTTCAATCTCCAGAAGCTAAGCTATCTTCGTTCTGGTAGGAAACTGGATGGTTTACATCTTCTGTTGATGACCCGGTACTATGGTGTTCTAGTGCCTAGAGGGATGAGGAAGATGAAAGCCCTACACACACTGGGTGTTGTGAACATCGCACGGCGGGGTAAGGATGTTCTAAAGGATATAAAAGGGCTCATTCAGTTGCGCGAGTTAGGATTGACTGGTGTCAACAAGGAAAACGGACAAGAGCTGTGTTTGGCAATTATTGGTCTGAGCCAGCTGGAGTCATTGTCAATCCGGTCAGAGGGGAATCCTGGTTTATCTGGCTGCTTGGATGGAACTTTCTCTTTTCCGGAAAATCTGCATAGCCTAAAGCTGTACGGCAACATGGTCAAACTACCAGAATGGATCCAGGGGCTCACGAATCTGGTGAAGCTGAAGCTACGGAGCTCTAGGATATCAGAGCATGATGAAGCCATACAGGTCCTTGGGGATCTACCAAACCTGGCATCACTGCATCTGCTGAGGAAGTCATTCGAGCAGAGTAATGCTTGTctcacattctgtccacacatGTTCCCGAACCTGGTGGTGCTGGAACTTGAATGGCTCTCGGTATTTTTGAAGTTTGAACAAGGAGCATCCCCTAAGCTAGAGCTGCTCAAGATCGGTTGGGCAGGCATCAATAGTCGGACACTCTCGGGGCTACCATCTCTGGCAAGCCTGAAGGAGGTTCTGCTCGAAGGTCACTACAATGACAACGAATTGGCATACCTGAGGGCCGAGCTGGAAGAAAATCCAAGTCGACCAGTCATAAAGAGGGTCTGA